TTCCATTTGGCTATCCGGTTTACAGTAACGCCTCCAGCTGTGGTAAACCCTCCTCCGGCATATACATCATTTCCATTTACAGCTACAGTATAAACAACGCCAGACATTCCTGAACCCAAGGCTGACCAACTGGTGCCGTTCCATTTGGCTATACTGTTTACAGAGACACCCCCGGCTGTGGCAAAAGTACCTCCAGCATATACATCATTTCCATTTACAGCTACAGTATAAACACTGGCAGACATTCCTGAACCCAGGGCCGACCAGCTGGTGCCGTTCCATTTGGCTATCCGGTTTACAGTAACGCCTCCAGCTGTGGTAAACCCTCCTCCGGCGTATACGTTAGTGCCGATGATTGCCAGGCAGTTGACCTTTCCGTTCATTCCGCTGCCCAACGCAGTCCAATTAGCGCCATTCCACTTGGCCACGTAATTTGCACTAGCTCCGCCTGCTGTTGTAAATTCTCCTCCTATATACACATTGTTCAAACTATCCCTAACCATTGCATAAATAGTATTATTAATGCCCGTCGTCCCAAACCGGTCTTCCCAATATGGATCAGTGGGAGCAAACGTGGTAAAAGCGATGACATTTCGCCCCGACAGAAGATGTCCAAATAGATCTGCCGCATATGTGATATTTACCGTTTCAACCGTCTCGTTATAAAAATCCGCATGCGTAATACGTAATGTGTCATGGCCTGTATTCCAGATCCCGACCACACCACCGGGATCGGGCAATAAAATGAACGAAAAGCTGGTAGTATCTATGGGCGTCGAAAAGACAATCAATATCTGCGCATCCGGAGGTGCGACATTTATCGCCCCACTGTCGGGGTAACTGTATGTTATCACCGGCGGAAGGGTGTTGACATCAAAAGAATGATAGCCCGATGAAGGCTCCACTGTAGTAGCTCCCACATTATCCCATGCCTGGAGGTAATACTCAATCTGGCCGCTGTCGATGGCAGGTATCCAAAAGCTGAATGTTTCTCCTTCTATCTCGCCAGCGCCAAGGCTCGACCATGTCCCACTGTTCACCCGGTAATACAGGCTTTCGGCAGCAACGGACTTCCCTCCTTTTTTTTCTAAGTCTTTTAT
The DNA window shown above is from bacterium and carries:
- a CDS encoding Ig-like domain-containing protein; this translates as MCFADPIVLVYDTIPLIILKTKPTSPQTIGRPYLVQAIIKDLEKKGGKSVAAESLYYRVNSGTWSSLGAGEIEGETFSFWIPAIDSGQIEYYLQAWDNVGATTVEPSSGYHSFDVNTLPPVITYSYPDSGAINVAPPDAQILIVFSTPIDTTSFSFILLPDPGGVVGIWNTGHDTLRITHADFYNETVETVNITYAADLFGHLLSGRNVIAFTTFAPTDPYWEDRFGTTGINNTIYAMVRDSLNNVYIGGEFTTAGGASANYVAKWNGANWTALGSGMNGKVNCLAIIGTNVYAGGGFTTAGGVTVNRIAKWNGTSWSALGSGMSASVYTVAVNGNDVYAGGTFATAGGVSVNSIAKWNGTSWSALGSGMSGVVYTVAVNGNDVYAGGGFTTAGGVTVNRIAKW